A genomic window from Vagococcus entomophilus includes:
- the trpE gene encoding anthranilate synthase component I codes for MKKTQTITADCCTVVAAYLRLSADKKCLLESIPRDKNIGRYSIIGLDPVHELILQKNTLIIDGHKKEVADPLEEIAKFVIKNPKINETTAPFSSGAIGYVGYDTYGMYEQIGHAKQDELGLPDCHFYVYETYLLFDHTKEEIEIVADNCYSKRSEKEMADCIQKITKELHTPSRKEQEKIKTEKLEFSSNFTQKEFINKVKKVKEYIQAGDIFQLVLSQRLSCSFTSDAFDYYRQLRLSNPSSYLYFLDFGETKVIGSSPESLVSVKGDCVTTNPIAGTRKRGKTPAEDYALAKELAHDEKEQAEHRMLVDLGRNDLGKVAKVGTVTVPIYMTIEKYRYVMHLVSVVEGTLKNNLSAMEALKATLPAGTVSGAPKIRAMQRIYELETDKRGIYAGAVGYLTKNNQADFAIAIRTMVVHKQKAYVQAGAGIVYDSDPELEYLETLQKAKALLEVGK; via the coding sequence ATGAAAAAAACACAGACAATAACAGCTGATTGTTGTACAGTTGTGGCAGCGTATTTGCGCCTATCAGCTGATAAAAAATGCTTATTAGAAAGTATTCCTAGAGATAAAAATATTGGACGCTATTCCATTATTGGGCTTGATCCTGTACATGAACTAATACTTCAAAAAAATACATTAATTATTGATGGGCATAAAAAAGAAGTAGCTGACCCACTAGAGGAAATTGCCAAGTTTGTGATAAAAAATCCGAAAATAAATGAAACGACAGCTCCGTTTTCTTCAGGAGCGATTGGATATGTTGGGTACGATACCTATGGCATGTACGAGCAAATTGGCCACGCCAAACAAGATGAGTTGGGTTTACCAGATTGTCATTTTTATGTCTATGAAACCTATCTACTTTTTGATCATACGAAAGAGGAAATCGAAATTGTTGCAGATAATTGTTATTCCAAAAGAAGTGAAAAAGAAATGGCAGACTGTATTCAAAAAATTACGAAAGAATTGCATACTCCATCTAGAAAAGAACAAGAAAAAATTAAGACAGAAAAATTAGAATTTTCGAGCAATTTTACCCAAAAAGAATTTATAAATAAGGTCAAAAAAGTAAAAGAATATATTCAAGCAGGAGATATTTTCCAATTAGTGTTATCTCAAAGACTGAGCTGTTCTTTTACAAGCGATGCTTTCGATTATTACCGTCAACTTCGATTGTCTAATCCATCGTCGTACCTCTATTTTTTAGATTTTGGTGAAACCAAAGTTATTGGTTCCTCGCCAGAAAGTTTGGTAAGTGTCAAAGGCGATTGTGTGACAACGAATCCAATTGCCGGCACTAGAAAAAGAGGAAAAACACCTGCAGAAGATTACGCACTTGCCAAAGAACTTGCACACGATGAAAAAGAACAAGCAGAGCATCGCATGTTAGTGGATTTGGGAAGAAATGATCTAGGAAAAGTAGCAAAGGTTGGAACGGTCACTGTGCCCATCTATATGACAATTGAAAAGTATCGCTACGTGATGCATCTAGTATCTGTTGTCGAAGGAACACTTAAAAATAATTTGTCTGCGATGGAGGCGTTAAAAGCTACTTTGCCAGCTGGAACGGTCAGTGGTGCACCAAAAATCAGAGCAATGCAAAGAATATATGAGCTTGAAACAGATAAAAGAGGTATCTATGCTGGAGCTGTGGGTTATCTAACAAAAAATAATCAAGCAGATTTTGCAATTGCTATACGGACGATGGTTGTTCATAAGCAAAAAGCCTATGTGCAAGCAGGTGCAGGGATTGTTTATGATTCGGATCCCGAGCTAGAATATCTAGAGACTTTGCAAAAGGCCAAAGCATTATTGGAGGTGGGGAAATAA